A single region of the Melopsittacus undulatus isolate bMelUnd1 chromosome 10, bMelUnd1.mat.Z, whole genome shotgun sequence genome encodes:
- the MEIKIN gene encoding meiosis-specific kinetochore protein isoform X1, with protein MERPQCRKAPRKKRHLSPLPRAALLPGGVVGRTDASQRCRRRLFDSGTPRGPKSGNLKRKPCVKTLPKITESFEVTQVRDSHNPSNQMNVKETTDLDKREEAAEESSVPLKESLIINNESKDSLKNADVTSSAGMTLPTGITTYLLECLDVDSTVDCNTGPSDNLNSCPSPEIFRDDDSERSYFHTENFSKCKNSTLLDSSKAVAIDKMPQISHLSAILEPVPEDFQGQGARRKRPPNFQYSSSALSVSTTLAGKKVCRITAARERTPVLKTGMRHPSPLGPERKPDIQTAKPKRLKCKKQEKTNTLEEAASLFTQVDVPANTSARSAGLTAEELPAKQADAVVQRSSSSLLNKEENKAFKNLGCAQPAELDPLCVRQEICSIVRMSPCQRPPRLCQIPVSSKPFSLPEGVPEDVITSTKNWIYCKRR; from the exons ATGGAGCGGCCCCAGTGCCGGAAGGCACCGCGGAAGAAGCGCCACTTGTCCCCGCTACCGAGGGCGGCCTTGCTGCCGGGCGGAGTCGTCGGCCGGACCGATGCCTCCCAGCGCTGCCGGCGCCGCCTCTTCGACAGCGGGACCCCCCGCGGGCCGAAGTCCGGCA ACCTGAAGAGAAAGCCCTGTGTGAAAACCCTCCCCAAAATTACAGAAAGCTTTGAAGTCACCCAAGTGAGAGATTCGCACAACCCAAG CAATCAAATGAATGTCAAAGAAACAACAGACCTGGATAAAAGAGAAGAGGCAGCTGAAGAAAGCAGTGTACCGCTGAAG GAGTCCCTGATAATCAACAACGAAAGTAAAGACAGTTTGAAAAATGCTGATGTGACTTCAA GTGCAGGAATGACTCTTCCCACAGGCATTACAACCTATCTCCTAGAGTGTTTAGATGTAGATTCAACTGTAGATTGTAACACAGGTCCTAGTGACAACCTGAACAGTTGCCCATCCCCTGAAATATTCAGAGATGATGATTCAG aaagaagttattttcacACTGAGAACTTCAGCAAGTGCAAGAACTCTACTCTCCTGGATTCCAGCAAAGCAGTGGCTATAGATAAGATGCCACAGATCTCACATCTGTCAGCAATATTAG AACCTGTACCGGAGGATTTTCAAGGCCAGGGCGCTAGAAG AAAGAGACCACCAAATTTCCAATACAGCTCTTCAGCACTGAGTGTTTCAACTACTCTGGCAG ggaaaaaagtCTGTAGAATTACAGCTGCGAGAGAGAGAACTCCAGTCCTAAAAACTGGTATGCGCCATCCTTCACCGTTAGGACCGGAAAGAAAG CCTGACATTCAAACTGCTAAACCCAAAAGGCTGAAGTgtaagaaacaagagaaaactaATACATTAGAAGAAGCTGCATCGTTGTTCACTCAGGTTGATGTGCCAGCAAACACGTCAGCCAGATCAGCGGGTCTGACCGCAGAAGAACTGCCAGCCAAACAGGCAGATGCTGTGGTG caAAGGAGTTCCAGCAGTTTGCtgaacaaagaggaaaataaagcctTCAAGAATCTTGGTTGTGCTCAGCCTGCAGAGCTAGAT CCTCTGTGTGTCAGACAAGAAATCTGCTCCATTGTTAGAATGTCACCGTGCCAGAGGCCTCCCAGGCTTTGCCAAATCCCAGTTAGCTCAAAACCATTTTCCCTTCCGGAAGGAGTGCCTGAAG ATGTTATTACAAGTACCAAAAATTGGATCTACTGTAAACGCCGATGA
- the MEIKIN gene encoding meiosis-specific kinetochore protein isoform X2, producing MERPQCRKAPRKKRHLSPLPRAALLPGGVVGRTDASQRCRRRLFDSGTPRGPKSGNLKRKPCVKTLPKITESFEVTQVRDSHNPSNQMNVKETTDLDKREEAAEESSVPLKESLIINNESKDSLKNADVTSSAGMTLPTGITTYLLECLDVDSTVDCNTGPSDNLNSCPSPEIFRDDDSERSYFHTENFSKCKNSTLLDSSKAVAIDKMPQISHLSAILEPVPEDFQGQGARRKRPPNFQYSSSALSVSTTLAA from the exons ATGGAGCGGCCCCAGTGCCGGAAGGCACCGCGGAAGAAGCGCCACTTGTCCCCGCTACCGAGGGCGGCCTTGCTGCCGGGCGGAGTCGTCGGCCGGACCGATGCCTCCCAGCGCTGCCGGCGCCGCCTCTTCGACAGCGGGACCCCCCGCGGGCCGAAGTCCGGCA ACCTGAAGAGAAAGCCCTGTGTGAAAACCCTCCCCAAAATTACAGAAAGCTTTGAAGTCACCCAAGTGAGAGATTCGCACAACCCAAG CAATCAAATGAATGTCAAAGAAACAACAGACCTGGATAAAAGAGAAGAGGCAGCTGAAGAAAGCAGTGTACCGCTGAAG GAGTCCCTGATAATCAACAACGAAAGTAAAGACAGTTTGAAAAATGCTGATGTGACTTCAA GTGCAGGAATGACTCTTCCCACAGGCATTACAACCTATCTCCTAGAGTGTTTAGATGTAGATTCAACTGTAGATTGTAACACAGGTCCTAGTGACAACCTGAACAGTTGCCCATCCCCTGAAATATTCAGAGATGATGATTCAG aaagaagttattttcacACTGAGAACTTCAGCAAGTGCAAGAACTCTACTCTCCTGGATTCCAGCAAAGCAGTGGCTATAGATAAGATGCCACAGATCTCACATCTGTCAGCAATATTAG AACCTGTACCGGAGGATTTTCAAGGCCAGGGCGCTAGAAG AAAGAGACCACCAAATTTCCAATACAGCTCTTCAGCACTGAGTGTTTCAACTACTCTGGCAG CCTGA